A genomic window from Aquabacterium sp. OR-4 includes:
- a CDS encoding M16 family metallopeptidase yields MTAPTEPQVATLANGVRLACIHAPQAETTSVSVFVRAGSGHESKLTSGLSHVVEHMVFKGTATRDAQHINLDAERLGAEVNAHTDKDHTAFHMRGLARDVSGFIAMLGDIVLQPSFPEDEFERERQVLLHEFTEDEDDPVSTAFKLFDHASWGTHPLAQPVIGTRRNIERFTRADLVSHVQRQYGGANIVVAVAGPTPLDTLARDVQAAFGAAPALAPNLIAPASFGGGIASKAMPGSSQSHLVMGFGVPGQQADDATAAVAAALFGEGMSSPLLGELREKRGLVYYAAASADVLDAGGQFVIEASTAPEQLDECLTELARLLALQARRIDPVDLERAHNQLLVRRLRALEEPARRLEAAALDLFIHGRVRSLAEWRAGIAAVDGERVRALFERMLASGPALAVSGKVPRGLRDRVRTLLAAQGLRCD; encoded by the coding sequence ATGACCGCCCCCACCGAACCCCAAGTCGCCACGCTGGCCAACGGCGTGCGCCTGGCCTGCATCCACGCGCCGCAGGCCGAGACCACCAGCGTCAGCGTGTTCGTGCGCGCCGGCAGCGGCCACGAGAGCAAGCTCACCAGCGGCCTGTCGCACGTGGTCGAGCACATGGTGTTCAAGGGCACGGCCACGCGCGACGCGCAGCACATCAACCTCGACGCCGAACGCCTGGGCGCCGAGGTCAATGCCCACACCGACAAGGACCACACCGCCTTCCACATGCGCGGCCTGGCACGCGATGTGAGCGGCTTCATCGCGATGCTGGGCGACATCGTGCTGCAGCCCAGCTTTCCCGAGGACGAGTTCGAGCGCGAGCGCCAGGTGCTGCTGCACGAGTTCACCGAGGACGAGGACGACCCCGTCTCCACCGCCTTCAAGCTGTTCGACCATGCCAGCTGGGGCACGCACCCGCTGGCCCAGCCGGTGATCGGCACGCGGCGCAACATCGAGCGCTTCACCCGCGCCGATCTGGTGAGCCATGTGCAGCGCCAGTACGGCGGCGCCAACATCGTGGTGGCCGTGGCCGGCCCGACCCCGCTGGACACGCTGGCGCGCGACGTGCAGGCCGCTTTCGGCGCCGCGCCGGCGCTGGCGCCCAACCTCATCGCGCCGGCCAGCTTTGGCGGCGGCATCGCCAGCAAGGCCATGCCGGGCAGCAGCCAGAGCCATCTGGTGATGGGCTTTGGCGTGCCCGGCCAGCAGGCCGACGACGCCACCGCGGCGGTGGCCGCGGCGCTGTTCGGCGAAGGCATGAGCTCGCCGCTGCTGGGCGAGCTGCGCGAAAAACGCGGCCTGGTGTACTACGCCGCCGCCTCGGCCGATGTGCTGGATGCCGGCGGCCAGTTCGTCATCGAGGCCAGCACCGCCCCCGAACAGCTGGACGAATGCCTCACCGAGCTGGCGCGCCTGCTGGCACTGCAGGCCCGGCGCATCGACCCGGTGGATCTGGAGCGCGCCCACAACCAGCTGCTGGTGCGCCGCCTGCGCGCACTCGAAGAACCCGCACGCCGGCTGGAGGCCGCGGCGCTGGACCTGTTCATCCACGGCCGCGTGCGCAGCCTGGCCGAGTGGCGCGCCGGCATCGCCGCAGTGGACGGCGAGCGCGTGCGCGCCCTGTTCGAGCGCATGCTGGCCAGCGGCCCGGCGCTGGCCGTCAGCGGCAAGGTGCCGCGCGGCCTGCGCGACCGGGTGCGCACGCTGCTGGCGGCGCAGGGCCTGCGCTGCGATTGA
- a CDS encoding PEP-CTERM sorting domain-containing protein, which translates to MKNAVAAFALSLVAAVAGSAQAAVITYNLPFLGAGPVSGNGFTTVFGGGGYVNAFSMDNAHSYLQQNISGLAGQTVTHASLQFNIGGGLAPQQVTVTAFTATGTLGSHFAAPDVLASQVFTVNGADPMTANDLDVTSLLLPRVAAGDTYFALHFAPVDTSISSLYLQPSGSENLRLVVTTQDVPEPSALALVGLALAGLGAVGARRRAVTAAT; encoded by the coding sequence ATGAAGAACGCCGTTGCCGCATTTGCCCTCAGCCTGGTGGCCGCTGTCGCCGGCAGCGCGCAGGCTGCTGTCATCACCTACAACCTGCCCTTCCTGGGCGCCGGCCCGGTGAGCGGCAATGGCTTCACCACGGTGTTTGGCGGCGGCGGGTACGTGAATGCGTTCTCGATGGACAACGCGCACTCCTACCTGCAGCAGAACATCAGCGGCCTGGCCGGCCAGACGGTGACGCACGCTTCGCTGCAGTTCAACATCGGCGGCGGCCTGGCCCCGCAGCAGGTGACCGTGACCGCGTTCACCGCCACCGGCACGCTGGGCAGCCACTTCGCTGCCCCCGATGTGCTGGCCAGCCAGGTGTTCACGGTGAACGGTGCCGACCCGATGACCGCCAACGATCTGGACGTGACCAGCCTGCTGCTGCCGCGCGTGGCGGCGGGCGACACCTATTTCGCGCTGCACTTCGCGCCAGTGGACACCAGCATCAGCAGCCTGTACCTGCAGCCCTCGGGCAGCGAGAACCTGCGCCTGGTGGTCACCACGCAGGATGTGCCCGAGCCCTCGGCGCTGGCCCTGGTGGGCCTGGCCCTGGCCGGCCTGGGCGCCGTGGGCGCGCGCCGCCGCGCTGTCACGGCCGCCACCTGA